The Thermoclostridium stercorarium subsp. stercorarium DSM 8532 genome contains a region encoding:
- the serC gene encoding 3-phosphoserine/phosphohydroxythreonine transaminase, with protein MDRVYNFSAGPATLPEEVLQRAREEMLDWHGSGMSVMEMSHRSKWFEEIIKQAEADLRELMNIPSNYKVLFLQGGAWTQFAMVPLNLMKKGKADYVNSGYWSKKAIGEARKFGKVNVVASSEDANFSYIPELYPETFSKDADYFYITTNNTIYGTRYTKLPDTGNVPLVADMSSNILSEVYDVTKFGLIFAGAQKNMGPAGVVVVIVREDLIAEVNPEVPTMLQYKVHAENNSLFNTPPCYSIYVCGLVFQWLKKLGGVPEMQKINEEKAKILYDFIDNSNMFKGTAKKEDRSLMNVTFITGNKDLDAKFVKEAEEHGLVNLKGHRSVGGMRASIYNAMPVEGVKKLVEFMKEFEARNKIEV; from the coding sequence ATGGACAGGGTTTATAATTTTTCAGCAGGCCCCGCGACATTACCGGAAGAGGTATTGCAGAGAGCAAGGGAAGAAATGCTTGACTGGCATGGCTCGGGCATGTCGGTAATGGAAATGAGTCACCGGTCTAAGTGGTTCGAAGAAATAATCAAGCAGGCCGAAGCAGATTTAAGAGAACTGATGAATATTCCCTCAAATTACAAAGTTCTTTTTCTGCAGGGTGGGGCATGGACTCAGTTTGCTATGGTTCCGCTGAATTTGATGAAAAAAGGTAAGGCCGATTATGTAAATAGTGGCTATTGGTCGAAAAAGGCGATAGGTGAAGCGAGAAAGTTTGGAAAGGTTAATGTTGTAGCATCGTCAGAGGATGCCAATTTCTCTTATATTCCTGAGCTTTATCCTGAAACCTTCAGCAAGGACGCAGATTATTTCTATATAACCACAAACAATACAATATACGGAACAAGATATACAAAACTTCCCGACACAGGAAATGTTCCTCTTGTTGCAGACATGTCTTCAAACATCCTTTCCGAAGTGTATGATGTTACAAAATTTGGTCTGATATTTGCAGGGGCGCAGAAGAATATGGGCCCTGCGGGCGTGGTTGTGGTAATCGTCAGGGAGGATTTAATCGCCGAAGTCAATCCTGAAGTTCCCACAATGCTGCAATACAAAGTGCATGCAGAAAACAATTCGCTGTTTAATACACCTCCATGCTACAGCATTTATGTCTGCGGTTTGGTGTTCCAATGGCTGAAAAAACTCGGCGGCGTGCCCGAAATGCAGAAAATAAATGAAGAAAAGGCGAAAATTTTGTATGATTTCATTGATAATTCAAATATGTTTAAGGGTACTGCGAAGAAAGAGGACCGCTCGTTGATGAACGTTACCTTTATAACCGGAAATAAGGATTTGGACGCGAAATTTGTAAAAGAAGCCGAAGAGCATGGGCTTGTAAACCTGAAAGGCCACAGAAGCGTTGGAGGCATGAGGGCAAGCATATACAATGCGATGCCGGTTGAAGGTGTTAAGAAGCTTGTTGAATTCATGAAGGAATTTGAGGCAAGAAATAAGATAGAGGTATAA
- a CDS encoding TIGR03960 family B12-binding radical SAM protein, which yields MRIRLDDKILMNVEKPARYTGGEWNMVVKDPENVDVRFAFCFPDVYEVGMSHLGMKILYHVLNKRSDTYCERVFAPWADMEKIMRERGIPLFALETKDPVKEFDIVGFTLQYEMCYTNVLNMLDLAGIPLLAEERGKNHPFVIAGGPCACNPEPLADFIDFFVIGEGEEVILEIIDAYKEWKNSGSGRTEFLRMAAKIPGVYVPSFYKVTYNEDNTISGIKPVYPGIPEKVRKRIIKDMDAVDFPEDIVVPFIGTVHDRIMLEMFRGCIRGCRFCQAGFIYRPVREKSPGVLLKQAKGSIEKTGYEEISLVSLSTSDYSCLADFTEELLKLTEERKINLSLPSLRIDNFTIDLMEKAQKVRKSGLTFAPEAGTQRLRDVINKGITEEDMENSLRIAFEGGWNNVKLYFMVGLPTETEEDIAGIADLAKKAVDIYYRIPKEKRAKGLNVTVSTSCFVPKPFTPFQWFGQNTVEEFHKKQMYLKDKLSKVSRAITYNWHDARVSFLEAVFARGDRRVGRVLLRAWRNGCRFDAWNEFFKYDAWMQAFEEEGIDPAFYANRTRDYGEILPWSHIDMGVSQKFLQRECEKAYKGIVTPNCRIQCTGCGSAVFGAGICKTVSAGGNTP from the coding sequence ATGAGGATACGGCTTGACGATAAGATTCTTATGAATGTGGAAAAACCCGCCCGCTATACCGGCGGCGAGTGGAATATGGTAGTAAAGGACCCGGAGAATGTTGACGTACGTTTTGCGTTTTGCTTCCCCGATGTTTATGAAGTAGGCATGTCCCATCTTGGTATGAAAATACTGTATCACGTGCTGAACAAAAGAAGCGATACCTATTGTGAAAGGGTTTTTGCACCTTGGGCGGATATGGAGAAAATCATGCGCGAACGGGGAATTCCGCTGTTTGCCCTTGAGACAAAAGACCCCGTTAAGGAATTTGATATTGTCGGTTTTACGCTGCAGTATGAGATGTGTTATACAAATGTGCTGAATATGCTGGATCTTGCCGGAATTCCGCTATTAGCCGAAGAAAGGGGCAAAAACCATCCTTTTGTCATAGCGGGCGGCCCGTGTGCTTGCAATCCCGAACCCCTTGCCGATTTTATTGATTTTTTTGTTATAGGTGAAGGCGAGGAGGTTATCCTCGAAATAATAGATGCGTATAAGGAATGGAAAAATAGCGGGAGCGGCAGAACCGAGTTTTTGAGGATGGCTGCAAAAATCCCCGGGGTTTATGTCCCTTCATTTTATAAGGTTACGTATAACGAAGACAATACAATATCGGGAATTAAGCCTGTTTATCCCGGCATACCTGAAAAGGTAAGGAAAAGAATAATCAAAGACATGGACGCGGTTGACTTTCCTGAGGATATAGTGGTTCCGTTTATCGGCACTGTCCACGACAGGATTATGCTGGAAATGTTCAGGGGCTGCATCCGTGGCTGCAGGTTCTGTCAGGCGGGATTCATTTATCGGCCTGTACGGGAAAAATCCCCCGGGGTCCTGCTGAAACAGGCAAAGGGCAGTATAGAAAAAACCGGTTATGAGGAAATATCCCTGGTTTCGCTCAGTACCAGCGATTATTCGTGTCTTGCCGATTTCACCGAAGAGCTGCTGAAACTGACCGAAGAAAGGAAGATAAATCTTTCGCTGCCTTCGCTGCGTATTGACAATTTTACAATTGATCTTATGGAAAAGGCACAAAAGGTGAGAAAAAGCGGTCTGACCTTTGCTCCCGAAGCAGGAACCCAAAGGCTGAGGGATGTAATTAACAAGGGAATTACCGAAGAGGATATGGAGAATTCTCTCAGAATTGCGTTTGAAGGCGGCTGGAACAATGTAAAACTGTATTTTATGGTAGGGCTTCCCACTGAAACCGAAGAAGATATAGCGGGTATAGCGGACCTTGCCAAAAAGGCCGTGGATATATATTACAGAATACCTAAGGAAAAAAGGGCAAAAGGGCTTAATGTAACAGTAAGTACCTCGTGCTTTGTTCCAAAACCGTTTACGCCGTTTCAGTGGTTTGGGCAGAATACCGTTGAGGAGTTCCATAAAAAGCAGATGTATTTAAAAGACAAATTAAGCAAAGTGTCAAGAGCAATAACATACAACTGGCACGATGCAAGGGTTAGTTTCCTTGAGGCCGTGTTTGCCAGAGGCGACAGAAGGGTCGGCAGGGTACTTTTGCGGGCGTGGCGGAACGGATGCCGCTTTGATGCGTGGAACGAGTTTTTTAAGTACGACGCCTGGATGCAGGCTTTTGAGGAAGAAGGGATTGATCCGGCGTTTTATGCGAACAGGACGAGGGATTACGGCGAAATCCTGCCCTGGAGCCATATTGACATGGGTGTATCTCAGAAATTTTTGCAGCGCGAATGTGAAAAAGCATACAAAGGCATTGTCACTCCGAACTGTAGAATACAGTGTACGGGCTGTGGAAGCGCTGTTTTCGGCGCCGGGATATGTAAAACCGTTTCCGCGGGAGGAAATACACCATGA